The DNA window TCTATCTGTCCGGGCCGTGGAACGTGCGCGAATTCAAGCTGCGCCAGCCGCCGGGCATGGAAGGCAAGTGGGGCACGGCACCTTTGCCGGGTCCCGATGGGTTGGGCGCCGGTATTGCCGGCGGTTCGAGCCTGGTGATCTTCAAATCGTCCCAGCACCAGGACGCCAGCTGGAAGCTGATCGAATATCTGTCGCAGCCGCGGGTGCAGGCGCGCTTCCACGCCATCATCGGCGACTTGCCCCCGCGTCGCAGTACCTGGAAGTTGCCGTCGCTGGCCAACGACGAATTGGCGCATGCCTTCGGCGATCAGCTGGAGCGGGTCAAGGCAACGCCCAAGGTGCTGGAGTGGGAGCGCATCGTGCAGGAAATGCGCCTGGTGACCGAGCGCGTAGTGCGTGGCGGCCAATCGCACGAAGCCGCCGTGCAGGAACTGGACAAACGCGTGGACGAGATTCTGGCCAAGCGCCGCTGGATTTTTGAGCAGGAGGGCGGGCATGTCGGTCCGGCTGTTGAATTGGCCAGGCCTGCTGCCGCGCCGTCCGCTGCGCCAGCCGCAGTAGCGGGCGAGGGAGCTGCACAATGATGAAGCGTAACTCCGTCGCCGGCTGGGTGTTCGTCGCGCCGTCGATCATGGTGCTGGGCATGTTCTTCGGCGTGCCGGTGTTGGCCGCGCTAGTGCTCAGCGTCACCGACTTCGACCTGTACGCGCTGGCAGACAGCAGCTATCTGCGCTTCGTCGGCCTGGGCAACTACATCGAATTGTTGCAGACGCCGTTGTTCTGGAAGTCGCTGTGGAATACCACCTACTTCGTGCTGCTGGGCGTGCCTATGTCGATCGGCGTGTCGTTGAGTGCCGCATTGCTGCTCAATGCCAAGGCCTCGCGCTTCAAAGCGTTGTTCCGCACCGCCTTGTTCGCGCCGGTGGTCACTACGTTGGTGGCGGTGGCGGTGATCTGGCGCTACTTGTTGCATATCAAGTACGGCCTGGTGAACTTCGGCCTGAGCCATCTGGGGATTCAGCCGATCGACTGGCTGGGCGATCCGCGTTGGGCGATGCCGTCCATCATGCTGTTCGCGGTGTGGAAGAACTTAGGCTACAACATGGTGATCTTTCTGGCTGGCCTGCAGGCGATTCCACAAGACCTGTATGAGGCTGCGCGCATCGATGGTGCGTCGCGCTGGAAGCAATTCCTGCACATCACTTTGCCGATGCTCGGGCCGGTGCTGATGGTGGTCGGTGTGATCACCATCTCCGGCTATTTCCAGCTGTTTGCCGAGCCGTACGTGATGACCCGCGGCGACCCGCTGCAAAGCACCGTGAGCGTGCTGTATTTCATGTTCGAGGAGGGCTTCAAGTGGTGGAACCTGGGCCGCGCCTCGGCGGTAGCGTTCCTGTTGTTCCTGATCATTCTGGCGGTAACCACCGTGATGCTGCGCTTTGGCCGCAAGAAGGACCTGATATGAGTCGTGATGTTGGCCAATCGCGCTGGCATGCCTTGCTGATCAACGGCGGCTTGCTGGTGCTGGCACTGATCAGCCTGGTGCCGCTGCTGTGGATGCTGTCGGTATCGTTCATGCAGACCGGCGAAGCCAGCCGTTTCCCGCCGCCGATGCTGCCCTCGGCGTTCACGCTGGCCAATTACCACGAACTGTTCGCGCGTACCGGCATGGCGCGCAACTTCGCCAACAGCCTGATGGTATCCGGGCTGATCACGCTCGGCTCGCTACTGATCAACACCATGGCCGGTTATGCGTTCGCCAAGCTGCAGTTCGTCGGCCGCGAGCGCATCTTCAAGATCCTGATGGCCGCGTTGGTGATCCCGGCACAGGTGGCGATGTTGCCGCTGTTCCTGCTGATGAAGCAGTTGCATCTGGTCAACAACATCGGCGGGGTGGTGGTGCCGGCGCTGGCGACGGTGTTCGGCATCTTTCTGGTACGTCAGTACGCCCGAAGCATTCCCGATGAGCTGATCGAAGCTGCGCGCATCGACGGCGCAAGCGAGATGCGGATCTTCTTTCAGATCGTGCTGCCGATGCTCAAGCCGGTGCTGGTCACCTTGACCATATTCACCTTCATGGGTTCGTGGAACGACTTCATGTGGCCGCTGATCGTGCTGACCGACCAGGAGCAATACACTTTGCCGGTGGCGCTGGCGGCGCTGTCGCGCGAGCACATCATGGACGTGGAATTGATGATGGCCGGCGCAGTGGTGACGGTGATTCCGGTGCTGCTGTTGTTCCTGGCGCTGCAGCGTTACTACATTCAAGGTCTTCTGCTGGGGAGTGTGAAGGGGTGACGCCGATGATCCGGGCAGTGCTTGCCATGGCCGCGATCGCTAGCGTTGCGGGTGTGGCGCAGGCGCAGGAGCGCATGCTCGACGGCCTCGACGACATCGGCGCCTGGCGCTTGGTGGTCTCCAATCAGGTCAGCGGCTCGCTGCGTCCGGTGGCCACCACTTCTGGCGGACATGCGCTGTGCCTGGACTACAACTTCAACGGCGTGTCCGGCTATGTCGGCATCCGCCGCAATTTGCCGATCGAGTACCCCGAAAACTACCGCATCGGCTTCGCGCTGCGCGGCGAGTCTCCGTCCAACGATCTGCAGCTCAAGCTGATCGATGCCAGCGGCGACAACGTGTGGTGGGTCAACCGGCCGGGCTTCAACTTTCCGAAGAACTGGACCACCGTCAGTTACCGCAAGCGCAGCATCGGAAAGGCCTGGGGCCCGGGCCAGGACAAGCAACTGCGCAGCAGCGCGGATGTGGAATTCACCATTTACAACAAGGTCGGTGGCAAGGGCACGGTTTGCTTCGACCGCCTGACCCTGACCCCGCTAGCGCCGGAAGACACCTCGCCGCTCAAGGCCGAGGCCATCACCGATACCGCACCCGCATTGGAACAACGGCTGGCCGATGGCAAAACGGACACCTTCTGGCTCAGCGGCGCGGTCAAGCAACAGACGGTGACGCTGGATCTGGGCAAGGTGCGCGAATTCGGCGGCGCGGTGGTGCAGTGGGTGCCGGGCCTGCAGGCCTCCCAGTACACGGTGCGTGCGTCCAGCGACGGACGCGGCTGGCGCGATCTGCGCACCATTACCGCCGGTGCAGGTGCCGGCGGCACCGATTGGCTGGCGCTGCCGGATACCGAAGCGCGCTATCTGCGTTTCGATCTCAAGGACGGCCCCAACTGGCGTTACGGCATCAAGGAAGTGCAGCTGCAGCCGCTGGCGTTTGCGGCAACGCCCAACGATTTCATCAAGTCGCTGGCCGCGCAGATGCCGCGTGGCAGTTATCCGCGTGGCTTCGCCGGCGAGCAGCCGTACTGGACTATTCTGGGTCTGGACGGCGGCACCGAACATGGCCTGATCAGTGAAGACGGCGCGGTGGAAGTGGGCAAGGGCGGTTTCAGCATTGAGCCGTTCGTGGTGACCGGCGGCAAGCTGCTGCATTGGTCCGACGTCAGCAGCGAGCAAAGCCTGCAGGAAGATTACTTGCCGATTCCCAGCGTCGATTGGCATCACGACCTGCTGAATCTGCGTGTCACCGCGTTCGTGCAGGGCACACCCGATCAGGCACAACTGGTCGCACGTTATCAACTGCATAACACCGGCAAGCAAGCGCGCGACTTCACCCTGGCACTGGCGGTGCGCCCGTTCCAGGTCAACCCGCCAGCGCAGTTCCTGAACACCTTGGGCGGCGTCAGTCGTATCGAGCAACTGGCCGTGGATGGCGCGCAGGTCAGCGTCAACGGCAAGCCGCGCGTGTTTGCCGCGCAGCGTCCGGATGGCGGTTTCGCCAGCGCTTTCGACAGCGGTATGGATGTCAGTCATCTCACCGCCGCCACACCGCCCACGATCACCCAGGTCAATGACGAAACCGGCCTGGCATCGGGCGTGCTGTTGTATCGCTGGAAGTTGCAGCCCGGGCAGCGTCGCGAAGTGGCGCTGGTGATTCCGCAGACCGGCACGGCGCAGTTGCCAGCAGGTTTCGATGCCGATACGGCACAGCAACAGGTTGCCCAGCAGTGGCGCAGCAAGCTCGATCGCGTGCGCATCAGCGTGCCGGCCGAAGGCAAGCCGATGGTCGATACGCTGCGTACTGCCCTGGCGCATATGTTGATCTCGCGCATCGGCCCGCGCTTGCAGCCCGGCACGCGCTCGTACTCGCGCAGCTGGATCCGCGATGGCGCGATGATTTCCGAAGGTCTGTTGCGGCTCGGCCATGAGGATGTGGTGCGCGAGTACATGGACTGGTTCGCGCCGTATCAGTTTGCCGATGGCATGGTGCCGTGCTGCGTGGACGATCGCGGCAGCGACCCGGTGCCGGAAAACGATAGCCATGGCGAGCTGATCTTCAACATCGCCGAGTACTACCGCTACACCGGCGACAAGGCGTTCCTGGAAAAGATGTGGCCGCACGTCACCGGCGCCTACGAATACATGGAAAAGCTGCGCGCCAGCGAACGCACCGAAGACAACTTCATGCGCAACCCGGCCTTCTACGGAATGATGCCGGTATCGATCAGTCACGAAGGCTATTCGGCCAAGCCGGTGCATTCGTATTGGGACAACTTTTGGGCGTTGCGCGGCTACAAGGACGCGGTGATTCTGGCCGGCGCGCTCGACAAGCCCGACGACGTTACCCGTTTCACTGCCGCACGCGATGAGTTCAGCGGCGATCTGATCGCTTCGCTAGGTGCGGCCGTGCGTCAGCACAACCTCGCTTTTCTGCCCGGTTCGGCCGAGTTCGGCGATTTCGACGCGACCTCCACGACCATTGCATTGGCCCCAGGTGGCGAGCAGCAACGTCTGCCGCAAGACCTGCTGACCAACACCTTCGAGCGCTATTGGAAAGAGTTTTCCGACCGCCGCGACAGCAAGCGCGAATGGAAGGACTACACGCCCTATGAATGGCGCAACGTGGCCGCATTCGTGCGCCTGGGCTGGCGCGACCGCGCCTGGGACGCCACAGCGTTTTTCTTCAAGGACCGCGCGCCGCAACCCTGGAACCAATGGGCCGAAGTGGTCTCGCGCACGCCGCGCACGCCGTTCTTCGTCGGCGATCTGCCGCACGCCTGGGTCGCTTCGGACTTCGTGCGCTCGGTACTGGACATGTTTGCCTACGGACGCGAACCCGACGCCAGCCTGGTCATCGCTGCCGGCACGCCGACACGCTGGTTCGAAGGCAAGGGCATCGGCATTGCCGAACTGCGCACCCCGTACGGGCGCCTCAATTACACCCTGCAACGCACCGACAAGCAACTGCTGCTGCAACTGCAGCCAGGCTTGATCTTGCCGCCGGGCGGCGTGGTGTTTCCTTGGCCATACCAAGGCGCGCCGGGCAAGGCCAGCATCAACGGTGAGTCGGCTGAGTGGCATAACGGTGAGTTACGCATCCAGCAACTGCCGGCCAATGTGCAGATCGATGTGCCCAGCGCGGTGCGGCGCGCCGAGCGCGCCACGCAATGAGTGATGTGGCGTGTGGCCGAGCCGTCCGCACGACGTGTTGCGCCCATGCGTACACGCCGTCCTGCTGCTGAGTGCGTCTGTGCCGACGAGTTGTTTGGTTCGCGACTGGAGAAGCAGATCGACCTGCGTTATCCGCTGGCGCAATTGAGCCAACGGCTGCCATGGGCTGCGTAGGAACAGGCGCTTTTGCCGCGCTTGCCGGCCACTGCGGCCGCTGGCGGTCGTCCCGCACTGCCAGTGTGTTTGATGGCAGGTTTGCTGTATCTCAAGCATGCCTACGACCTGTCCGATGAAGCGGTCTGCGAACGGTGCCTGGAAAATCCGTATCGGCAGTTCTTCGCATGCGCTGGAAGTGGGCTGCATCGGCAAGGGCAAAGCACCTCAGCCGTACGCATTCGGCGTCAAGGTCGGGATTGCGGTCAGCGCCTGCAAGGGCTCGATCGTGTGAGCGCGCAGTTTTCCGGGCAACCCGAGCAACTGGAGCAGACGCGCGGTTTGCTGCGGGATCTGGGCATCCAACCAACCGTGGCGATCGTGGATCTGGGCGATCGCGGGCGCTAGGTCGGTGGCGTGCAGGTGCTCGATCATGGCAAGGCCAAGACCCTGACGCGACGGCCATGGCGCTGGATCAAACGATGTCAGGTAGTGGAACCGGTGATCGGACATCTGAAAGAAGACTGCCGGCTGCGTCGTTGCAGGCTCAAAGGCGCTCAAGGCGATGTGCTGCACGTGCTTGGTTGCGCCGCCGGCTACAAGCTGCGTTGGCCAGGGCGAAAGTTACGAGCGTGCATCGCAACAGCGACAGCAAGGTCAGCGCCTTGAACGTGCGCACTCACCCATGCAAGCGCTGAAAAATCTGCACGCCTGCCAACCCCACACCGGCCATGCTGCCGAAGTTGGTCAACAGGAACGTCAGCACCACACGCGACACGCGATTGCGGTACCAACCGCGCAGCGTCTGCGCATCGTCGCGTAGCGACAGGAAGTCGCCATAGGCCGGCTTGCGCATATGCACCTCGACCAGCGCGGCGAACGCGCCGGTCGGCACGCTCAAGCGGAATGGTTTGAATGGCGCCACCGCGGCGGCGGTAAGAATGCTCAGCGGGTGGCTGCCGGCCAATAAACAGCCCAGCGCGGCCAGGCCGCCGGTATACATCGCCCACTGCAACAGCAGGTCAGTGCCCATGCTCATGCCGCCGCGCCAGAAGCCAATCGCGATGCCGGCGATGACGACGGTCAGAATGCCCAGCGTGATCCACGGAACGCGTTTGCGCTGCTGCACGTATTCCAACGACTCGCGCAGCGGGCCGGGTGCATCGGTGTCCTGTTCCAGATGCTGCGCCAGGCCGGCCAGATGCCCGGCACCAACGACCGCTAATACTTCGTGCTGGCCGGCAGTGGCTTCTTCGCGCAGACGCGTGGCCATGTATTGATCGCGCTCGGTAATCACGGTCTCGTACAACTCCGGGCTTTCGCTGGCGAAGTCGCCGAAGCTCGCTTCCAGCATGTCGCCTTGCTTGAGCTTTTCGATTTCTTCCTCGCCCACCTCATCGGCCGCAAACAGGCCGCCGAGCAAGCCGCCGGCCAACTTCATCTTGCCGAAGAACCCAAGCCGCCCGGACGCACGCTTGAAGGTCAGGCCGACCTCGCGATCGATCAGGTGCACCGGCAAGCCTTGCGCGCGTGCCATATTCACCGCTTCCTTCAACTCCGCGCCCGGCTCGATACCGAGCTGCTTGGCCAGGCGGCGCTGATAGGCAGCCAGTGCCAGGTTCGCGGCAAACAAGGCCACGCGGCCCTTGCGGATCACCTGCACCAGATCCAGGCGGGCGAGGGCGTCCGGGTCGCTTAGCGCTTGTAGACGTTGCGCATCCAGCTCGACCGCCACCGCGTCGTAGCGTCCGCTGCCGATTGCCCGTTGCACTGCGGCCACACTGGCCAGCGACACGTGCGCAGTGCCGAGCAAGGTATAGCGCACGCCATCGCGTTCGACGATGCGGTGCGGCTGGCCGGACAGCGCATCGTCCAGAACGTAGGTGGTCTGCTCAGTCATGGGGTCATTCATCAGAAGAAGGGGCGGTGTCACCTGGGCCTAGCGGGCGTTGCATTTGCACGCTGTCCAACCAGCGGCCATGCTTGCGGTCGATTCCGGTGAACACTCCGACCGTGCGAAAACCAAAACGTTCATGCAGCCGTCGCGATGCCTGATTACCGGCATCGCCGATCACCGCAATCATCTGCCGATAGCCGCGCTGCTCACACTGCGCAATCAGCTCGCCCAGCAAGGCCTTGCCGATGCCACGGCCTTGCATGTCGGCTGCAAGATAGATCGAGTTCTCGACGGTGAAGCGATAACCCGTGCGCGCTCGAAACGCACTGGCATAGGCGTAGCCAACCACCGCAACATCGTATTCGGCGACCAGATACGGGTAACCAGCCTCTACGATCGTACGCACGCGGGCGCGCATCTTATCGCTCGACGGCGCACTGTATTCGTAGGTGTTCACCCCGGCGATCTGCTCCGCATAGATCGCGGTGATCGCCGGGATGTCCGCATCGCGGACTTCGCGCACGTCGACAGGCATGCGGTTAGTCGATGTAGCGCTTGAGCAGATCGCCGTACGCATCGATGCGGCGATCGCGCAGGAACGGCCAGATGCGGCGCACATGCTCGCTGCGCTGCAGATCGACATCGCAGACCAGCACGGTCGGGTCCTGCCCGGCTTCGGCAATGAACTCGCCCTGCGGCCCCACCACATGGCTGTTGCCCCAGAACTGGATGCCCGATGCACCCATCGGTGACGGTTCGTGGCCCACGCGGTTGCACGACAGCACCGGCACACCGTTGGCAATGGCATGGCCGCGGTGGCTAAGCACCCACGCATCGCGCTGCCGTTCCTGCTCGGGCTGCTCGTCGTCGGGATCCCAGCCGATTGCGGTGGGGTAAATCAACAGTTCCGCACCGGCCAGCGCCATCAGGCGCGCAGCTTCGGGGTACCACTGATCCCAGCACACCAGCACGCCGAGACGACCGACCGATGTATCGATCGGCGTGAAGCCCAGATCGCCCGGCGTAAAATAGAACTTCTCGTAGAAGCCCGGATCGTCGGGGATATGCATCTTGCGGTATTTGCCGAGCAGGCGGCCGTCCTTCTCCAATACCACCGCCGTGTTGTGATACAGGCCGGCGGCGCGTCGCTCGAATAACGACGCCACCAGCACCACGCCGTGCTGTTTGGCCAGTGCGCCCAGACGCTCGGTGCTTGGGCCAGGAATCGGTTCGGCCAGGTCGAATTCGTCCACCGACTCGTGCTGACAGAAATACGCGCCGTTGTGCAGTTCCTGCAGCAATACCAACTTGGCGCCCTGCGCGGCGGCTTCGGCCACGCGCGAGGCGATGACGGCCAGATTGGCCGTAGCGTCGCCGTGGTTGCGCTCCTGGATCAGCGCGACGGGAAGGAGAGGACGGGTCATGGCAGCATCCGACTAGGTGGCACGCAGGTTAGCGTGCCATGGCATAACACCGGCCTGCCGGCCGGAACAGAAGCGGCTCATGCGGCCAGCAGGCCGGCGGGCAATTGCATGGTCAGGCAGTGCAGGCTGCCGTTCTGCCAGATCAGTGGACGGCACGGCACCGGCACGATTTCGTGCTGCGGAAACGCCTCGGCCAGCACGGCCTGGGCGGCCGCATCGGCGGGATCGCCGTAGGCCGGCATCAGCACCGCACCGTTGACGATCAGGAAGTTGGCATACGACGCCGCCAGACGACGGCCGTGGTCGAGAATCGGCTCGGCCCACGGCAGCACGAACAGGCGGTACGGCTGCCCATCGGCCTTGCGCAGCGCAGCCAGCTCGGCACCCATCGCCTGCAATTCGCTGTAATGCGAATCGGTAGGCACATCGCAGCCCTGATAGACGATCGCCTCCGGGCCGGCAAAGCGCGCCAGCGTATCGATATGCGCGTCGGTGTCGTCGCCTTCCAGATAGCCATGATCCAGCCACAACACCCGTTCCTGCGACAACCACGCCGCAAGATCTGCGCTAAGCGATTCGCGCGTGCGCTGCGGATGCCTCTCGTGCAGGCACTTCCAGGTGGTCAGCAGCGTGCCTGCACCATCTGTCTCGATCGCACCGCCTTCAAGCGCAAAGTCGATGGTCTGCACCGACGCCGGCACGAACACCTGCGCCGCCTCCAGCGAGGCCACCAATTGGTCGTCCAGGCTCGCTTCGAACTTGCCGCCCCAACCGGTGAAACGGAAATCCATCAGCCGGAAGCCACCATCCTGACGCAGCGTGATCGGGCCGGAGTCGCGCAGCCAAGTGTCGTTGTAGGCCGCGACAACGAAGTGCACGCGCTCCATGTTCACCCGCGCTGAACGCAGCCGCGCCTCGGCATAGATTTGCAGATCGTCATCGGCCACGCAGATGATCACCGGCTCGAAACGGGAGATTGCCATCATCAGCGCGATGTAGGTCTCTTCCACCTCGGCCAGACGCTCGGCCCAATCGGTGCCCGCATGTGGCCACGCAATCAACACGGCGGCTTGAGGTTCCCACTCGGCGGGAAAGCGAACACTGTCGGTCATAACGAGCAACTACCTATCAATGCCAAGATAACGCCAGGCTGTTAACCAAATCCCCGCACATGGGTGTGCAGGCTTTACAGAAGGTCCCGCATTGAATTGGATTCAGCGAGGGACTAGTAGTGAACCGGCTCTCACGAATCCAGTGCGTCAAACCCCTGTTGCAAGAACCTAATTAAATAAACCGCTCAAATACCCAACTCACCTGATCGGCGGCTTCGGCCCGATCTCGTTGGCATCGGCCTGATTGGCCACCACGTCGATCACCCGGCTTTTTTCGAAGTACACGGTGAATGCCGGATACACCCAGCGATGGATCGTTGGCCACTGGCGCTTTTGACCACCGCGCGGATCGAGTTTTTCCTGTGGCGCGCCGTAACGGCCTTCGACCTGACTCATGCTGTCGCCGCGGAAGGGCAGGGCAGCGGCGGGCTTCTGCTGTGCACGATCGACCAACAGCGTCTCGGCCGAAGCAACGGCACTGATCCCCATCAGCGCGATCAGCGATAGGACAAACAATCGGTTGCGCATGTCATCTACTCTCCAGCGGACAAGATTTGGAAGGTGATTACAGCAAAAAACCAAGACAGACGTGGCCGCCAAGTCCGTTTATCGAAGCGGTGTTGGGCTTCCGCCAGGTCGGCCTACTCAGAGCGGGCCAAGCCATGGCTAGTAGCCCAAGCGCACCACAGCCTGCATGCAGCAATAGCCGGCGTGAAGCATCGACCAAGAAAAAACCGCCCGGAGGCGGCTTTCTCGGGTCTTGCCACGGCGCCGGCTTAGCGCTGACGTGCCTTGAAGCGAGGGTTCGACTTGCAGATAACGAAGATCTTACCGTGGCGGGTGACCACCTTGCAGTCAGGGTGACGGGTCTTTGCAGATTTTAGTGAAGACAGAACTTTCATGGCATACCTCGGCGTAAACAGCTTGGATTAGATGAGTATAGAGTGCCCACGGTCGAGGGCGCACCAGTAAGCTTGTAAGCAGGAAATTTTAACCGGCTTTTCGTCATGCTTTCAAGTGGTTGCATCTGAATCGCAGCGGGCGGCGCTACACTACGGCTTGATGACCTTACCGGAAACCTGAATGACCGACCTTTCGCCCGTCCTCACCATCGATGGTCCATCCGGTGCCGGCAAGGGGACCGTGAGCCGGATCGTGGCTGCACGGTTGGGCTGGCACTACCTCGATTCGGGCGCACTGTATCGCGCGGTCGGCGTGTCGGCGAGCTGGGCCAATCTGGACGTGTCCGACCCGGCGGCGCTGGTGCGCTGCACCTTCGATACCAAAGTGGAGTTCGACGATGCGGGCGATGCCGGGCTGCGGGTATTGGTCAACGGAGTGGATGCAACCAGGGAATTGCGCCTGGAAACCACCGGTGCGCTGGCTTCGGCGATTGCCGCCATTCCAGAGGTGCGCAGCGCCCTGAAAGAGCGTCAACGTGCATTCAGACGGGCGCCCGGATTGGTCGCGGATGGCCGCGACATGGGTACGGTGATCTTCCCCGACGCTGCCCTCAAGGTGTTTTTAACCGCCAGTGCCGAAGAACGTGCGGGCCGTCGCCATAAACAGTTGATGGAAAAGGGTGTTTCGGTTACCTTTGGCGATGTGCTACGCGAGACTATGGCCCGCGATGCACGTGATGCGCAGCGGGTGGTGGCGCCATTACGGGCGGCCCAAGAAGCCGTGCTGATCGATACTAGTGGAATGGGAATCGAGGATGTCGTCAAGCGTGTGGTTGGGTTGTTGACAGACCGCACGCCGTCGTAAGCGTTCCGCAAGCGGGCCTGTCCCGCCGACCGCAATGCGTTCCAAAGCTCCGTTGCACATCCCGTGTGGCGGTTCTATGACTATTTAACCGACTCGCTTTCCGGAGTCGATCAACAGGCTGGGCGGTTGCCATCTGTCGCAATCCGACGATCAACGCCCGTGTGTTCAACTGAGTAAAATTCAAATGACAGAATCTTTTGCTGAACTGTTCGAAGCCAGTCAAACCAATCTGGCGAAGTTGAAGCCGGGCTCGATCGTCACTGGCACCGTGGTGGAAGTACGCGGCGACGTGGTGGTGATCAACGCTGGCTTGAAGTCCGAAGGCATCGTGCCGATCGAGCAGTTCCGTAATGACGCTGGCGAGATCGATGTTGGCGTAGGCGACCAGGTCAAGGTTGCCCTCGATTCCATCGAGAATGGCTTTGGCGAGACCGTGCTGTCGCGCGAGAAAGCCAAGCGCGCAATGGTGTGGGACGAGCTGGAAGAGGCGTTGGAAAAGAACGAAACCATCACCGGCCGCATCAGTGGCAAGGTCAAGGGTGGTTTCACCGTGGATATCAAGGATGTCCGCGCGTTCCTGCCTGGTTCGCTGGTGGATGTGCGCCCGGTGCGCGACCCGGCCTACCTGGAAGGCAAGGAACTTGAGTTCAAGCTGATCAAGCTGGACCGCAAGCGCAACAACGTGGTGGTTTCGCGTCGCGCAGTGGTCGAGAGCGAGCATTCGGAAGAGCGCGAGCAGCTGATGGACAAGCTGCAGGAAGGCGCGATCCTGAAGGGTGTCGTCAAGAACCTGACCGACTACGGCGCATTCGTGGACCTGGGCGGTATCGACGGCCTGCTGCACATCACCGACATGGCCTGGAAGCGCGTGCGCCATCCGTCCGAAGTCGTCAACGTTGGCGATGAGCTGGACGTTCGCGTGCTGAAGTTCGATCGCGAGCGTAACCGCGTCAGCCTCGGCCTGAAGCAGCTGGGCGAAGATCCGTGGGACAACATCGCTCGTCGTTACCCGGCCAATAGCCGCGTGTTCGGCAAGGTCTCCAACGTTACCGATTACGGCGCATTCGTCGAGATCGAGCCGGGCGTCGAAGGTCTGGTGCACGTCTCCGAGATGGATTGGACCAACAAGAACGTCAACCCGTCCAAGGTTGTGCAGGTGGGTGACGAAGTCGAAGTGATGGTGCTGGATGTCGACGAGGAGCGTCGCCGCATCTCGCTGGGCATGAAGCAGGTTGCCGCCAATCCGTGGGAAACCTTCGCCGCTACCCACAAGAAGAACGACAAGGTGTCCGGTCAGATCAAGTCGATCACCGACTTCGGCATCTTCATCGGTCT is part of the Xanthomonas fragariae genome and encodes:
- the ykgO gene encoding type B 50S ribosomal protein L36, producing MKVLSSLKSAKTRHPDCKVVTRHGKIFVICKSNPRFKARQR
- the rpsA gene encoding 30S ribosomal protein S1, yielding MTESFAELFEASQTNLAKLKPGSIVTGTVVEVRGDVVVINAGLKSEGIVPIEQFRNDAGEIDVGVGDQVKVALDSIENGFGETVLSREKAKRAMVWDELEEALEKNETITGRISGKVKGGFTVDIKDVRAFLPGSLVDVRPVRDPAYLEGKELEFKLIKLDRKRNNVVVSRRAVVESEHSEEREQLMDKLQEGAILKGVVKNLTDYGAFVDLGGIDGLLHITDMAWKRVRHPSEVVNVGDELDVRVLKFDRERNRVSLGLKQLGEDPWDNIARRYPANSRVFGKVSNVTDYGAFVEIEPGVEGLVHVSEMDWTNKNVNPSKVVQVGDEVEVMVLDVDEERRRISLGMKQVAANPWETFAATHKKNDKVSGQIKSITDFGIFIGLDGGIDGLVHLSDISWNTTGEDVVRNYKKGDTLEAVVLAVDPERERISLGVKQLEQDPFGQYMASNPKGSKVEGVVREVDAKGAMIDLADGIEGYVAARDIANERVDDATQHLKVGDKIEAKFVGMDRKGRTLQLSIKAKDDAEMRETLEEYQSSAASGGMTQLGALLRAQLNSNKSE
- the cmk gene encoding (d)CMP kinase, with the protein product MTDLSPVLTIDGPSGAGKGTVSRIVAARLGWHYLDSGALYRAVGVSASWANLDVSDPAALVRCTFDTKVEFDDAGDAGLRVLVNGVDATRELRLETTGALASAIAAIPEVRSALKERQRAFRRAPGLVADGRDMGTVIFPDAALKVFLTASAEERAGRRHKQLMEKGVSVTFGDVLRETMARDARDAQRVVAPLRAAQEAVLIDTSGMGIEDVVKRVVGLLTDRTPS
- a CDS encoding agmatine deiminase family protein — translated: MTDSVRFPAEWEPQAAVLIAWPHAGTDWAERLAEVEETYIALMMAISRFEPVIICVADDDLQIYAEARLRSARVNMERVHFVVAAYNDTWLRDSGPITLRQDGGFRLMDFRFTGWGGKFEASLDDQLVASLEAAQVFVPASVQTIDFALEGGAIETDGAGTLLTTWKCLHERHPQRTRESLSADLAAWLSQERVLWLDHGYLEGDDTDAHIDTLARFAGPEAIVYQGCDVPTDSHYSELQAMGAELAALRKADGQPYRLFVLPWAEPILDHGRRLAASYANFLIVNGAVLMPAYGDPADAAAQAVLAEAFPQHEIVPVPCRPLIWQNGSLHCLTMQLPAGLLAA